The DNA segment CGGAGCGGCCGCCGTCGCCGGGGTCGCCACCACGGCCGGCGCCGCGCGGAGGACGACGACGGGGCAGCCGGGGATCGTTCGTGGCGCGCCGCGCAGTCGTCAGAATCCCTCCATGTCGCCCGAAGCACTCCCAGCCGTGGAAGCGGGAAGGCAAGAAACACTACTGAACGCGCGCGGCACCCACCAGGAGAACCGCTGCGAATCCTGCCCGACCTGGGCAGCAGTAGCGTGCAGAGTGTGACCGTTGCGTTGCGCTGGACCGACAACCACTGCCACCTCGGGTGGGACGACGACGACGTCCCGCACGCCGATCGGGTCGACGCCCAGGTCGACGCCGCCTGGGCCGCCGGCGTCGAGCGGCTGGTGTCGGTCGGCACCGACGTGGCCCGCTCCCGGGACGCGATCGCGGCCGCCCGCCGCCATCCCGGCGTGGTGTGGGCGACGGTCGGCCTCCACCCCCACGAGGCCCGCCACGGGCTCGACGGCCTGGCCGAGCTGCTCGACGACCCCGCCAACCGGCCCCACGTGGTGGCCGTGGGCGAGTGTGGCCTCGACTACTTCTACGAGCACTCGCCCCGGGAAGCCCAGCAGGCGATGTTCGCCGCCCAGATCGCCCTGGCCCGGGAGCGCGACCTGGCGCTGGTGATCCACACCCGCGACGCCTGGGACGACACGTTCGCCGTCCTCGACGAGTCGGGGGTGCCCGAGCGGACGGTGCTCCACTGCTTCACCGGCGGCCCCGACGAGGCCCGGGCCTGCCTCGACCGGGGCGCCTACCTGTCGTTCTCCGGGATCGTCACCTTCAAGGCCGCCGACGACCTGCGGGCCGCCGCCAAGCTGTGCCCGCTCGACCGGGTGCTGGTCGAGACCGACAGCCCCTACCTGGCACCGGTGCCGCACCGGGGTCGCCCCAACACGCCGGCCCACGTGCCGCTGGTG comes from the Acidimicrobiales bacterium genome and includes:
- a CDS encoding TatD family hydrolase — translated: MTVALRWTDNHCHLGWDDDDVPHADRVDAQVDAAWAAGVERLVSVGTDVARSRDAIAAARRHPGVVWATVGLHPHEARHGLDGLAELLDDPANRPHVVAVGECGLDYFYEHSPREAQQAMFAAQIALARERDLALVIHTRDAWDDTFAVLDESGVPERTVLHCFTGGPDEARACLDRGAYLSFSGIVTFKAADDLRAAAKLCPLDRVLVETDSPYLAPVPHRGRPNTPAHVPLVGAAVADAMGVGVEVVATASWDNASRVYALPSG